The following are encoded together in the Edaphobacter lichenicola genome:
- a CDS encoding tetratricopeptide repeat protein codes for MSASVQNSANTTADPASLFRQGMQAMQSGQLGAAEEDFRRVIALDPKSSAAHVNLGVAYMRERRWDDALVELHQAELLAPNVPGIPLNIGLAHYRKNDFEGAIGPFSEALQRAPDSLQARYLLGLCYFFTNKYKEASDTLTPLWEQESTNLNFLYVLSIAASKSSNPLLQKKAFDQMLAIGQNTPEFHLYVGKAWLAEDNTEKALEEFRAAAAARSDLPLVHYFLGRTYLEQHAYPQAETELQKDAALEPDFAYDYEDLGILYAQLHQPEKAEHSFRQAIEHNSALVNSYFGLAKLYRDAARYSEELEMLDHAEALAPQSASVHYARGKVLTRLGQSAKAHQEFDKAAHLLKSFNDRLQQDPSGDRSADAQDAAQQ; via the coding sequence GTGTCGGCCTCCGTACAAAACTCCGCCAACACCACTGCAGATCCTGCATCGCTCTTCCGCCAGGGTATGCAGGCCATGCAAAGCGGCCAACTTGGTGCCGCTGAAGAGGATTTTCGACGAGTTATTGCTCTGGACCCTAAATCGAGTGCGGCCCACGTCAATCTAGGCGTTGCCTATATGCGGGAGCGGCGGTGGGATGATGCTCTGGTCGAACTGCATCAAGCGGAATTGCTCGCACCTAATGTGCCCGGTATTCCACTGAACATCGGCCTTGCCCACTATCGCAAGAACGACTTCGAGGGGGCCATCGGACCGTTCTCCGAAGCCTTGCAGCGTGCGCCCGATTCGCTTCAGGCTCGGTATTTGCTGGGGCTCTGCTATTTTTTTACGAATAAGTACAAGGAAGCCAGCGATACCCTCACGCCGCTGTGGGAACAAGAGTCTACGAATTTGAACTTTCTCTATGTCCTGAGCATAGCGGCCAGTAAATCGTCCAACCCCCTGCTACAAAAGAAAGCCTTCGATCAGATGCTGGCGATTGGCCAGAACACGCCGGAGTTCCATTTATATGTTGGGAAGGCATGGTTGGCCGAAGACAATACCGAAAAAGCCCTGGAAGAGTTCCGCGCCGCTGCAGCCGCGCGCTCCGACCTTCCTCTGGTGCACTATTTTTTGGGGCGCACCTACCTGGAGCAGCATGCTTATCCTCAAGCTGAGACGGAATTACAAAAAGACGCAGCCCTCGAACCGGACTTCGCCTATGACTACGAAGATCTCGGCATCTTGTACGCCCAACTCCATCAGCCCGAAAAAGCTGAACACAGTTTCCGCCAAGCTATCGAACATAACAGCGCACTCGTAAACTCTTACTTCGGTCTCGCCAAGTTGTACCGGGATGCCGCCCGCTACTCGGAGGAATTGGAGATGCTGGACCATGCCGAAGCCCTGGCCCCGCAAAGTGCCAGTGTGCATTACGCCCGAGGCAAAGTTTTGACCCGCCTAGGCCAGTCCGCGAAGGCCCATCAGGAGTTCGACAAGGCCGCGCATTTGCTGAAGTCGTTCAACGATCGCCTGCAGCAAGATCCTTCGGGTGACCGGTCAGCCGACGCGCAGGATGCTGCGCAGCAATAG